A single genomic interval of Zingiber officinale cultivar Zhangliang chromosome 4A, Zo_v1.1, whole genome shotgun sequence harbors:
- the LOC121972113 gene encoding probable magnesium transporter NIPA6 isoform X1, producing the protein MDEAPPAAGSSQIFADNLKGFILAVASSAFIGASFIIKKKGLKRAGAYGSRAGGGGYGYLLEPLWWIGMVTMIIGEIANFVAYIFAPAVLVTPLGALSIIVSAVLAHFILKERLQRMGVLGCVLCIVGSTVIVLHAPEEKTPSSVEQIWDLATQPAFLLYTASAVAVSLVLMLHCAPRVGQTNILVYLGICSAIGSLTVMSIKAIGIAIKLTLDGINQAGYFQTWVFAMLAISCIVIQLNYLNKALDTFNTAVVSPVYYAMFTILTILASAIMFKDWSGQSASNIASEICGLITVISGTTVLHSTRDPDPPSSDLYTPLSPKIFWHVQGNGELGKLKNDDLLSGEFVAVVRQDYFI; encoded by the exons ATGGACGAAGCGCCGCCTGCGGCGGGGTCCTCGCAGATCTTCGCAGACAACCTTAAGGGCTTCATACTCGCCGTCGCCTCCAGCGCTTTCATCGGCGCCAGCTTCATCATCAAGAAAAAGGGCCTCAAGCGCGCCGGCGCATACGGCTCCCGTGCTG GCGGAGGCGGGTATGGATATTTGCTGGAACCTCTATGGTGGATCGGGATGGTCACCA tgaTAATAGGTGAAATTGCGAATTTTGTTGCATACATCTTTGCCCCAGCTGTCCTTGTTACACCACTGGGTGCGTTGAGCATCATTGTGAG TGCCGTTTTGGCCCATTTCATTTTGAAAGAGAGATTGCAGAGGATGGGTGTCTTGGGTTGCGTGCTCTGCATTGTGGGTTCGACAGTCATCGTGCTCCATGCCCCAGAGGAAAAGACGCCGAGTTCTGTTGAGCAAATTTGGGATTTGGCAACCCAGCCTG CCTTTCTATTGTATACAGCATCTGCAGTTGCAGTATCCCTGGTGCTCATGTTGCATTGTGCTCCACGAGTCGGGCAAACAAACATACTGGTTTACTTGGGTATTTGCTCTGCCATTGGATCTCTGACG GTGATGAGTATTAAGGCCATAGGAATAGCAATCAAGCTCACGTTAGATGGCATCAACCAAGCTGGTTACTTCCAGACATGGGTATTTGCTATGCTGGCAATCTCCTGCATTGTAATTCAATTGAATTACCTGAACAAG GCATTAGATACTTTTAACACTGCTGTTGTTTCTCCAGTCTACTATGCCATGTTCACAATCCTCACTATATTAGCAAGTGCCATCATGTTCAAG GATTGGTCTGGGCAGAGTGCAAGCAATATCGCATCTGAGATTTGTGGGCTCATTACAGTAATTTCTGGAACCACAGTGTTACATTCTACAAGAGATCCGGATCCTCCTTCCTCAG ATCTATACACTCCGCTTTCTCCCAAAATATTTTGGCACGTCCAAGGAAATGGTGAACTGGGAAAACTCAAGAATGACGACCTGCTGTCCGGAGAATTTGTTGCCGTGGTGCGCCAAGACTATTTCATTTAG
- the LOC121972113 gene encoding probable magnesium transporter NIPA6 isoform X2 — protein sequence MDEAPPAAGSSQIFADNLKGFILAVASSAFIGASFIIKKKGLKRAGAYGSRAGGGGYGYLLEPLWWIGMVTMIIGEIANFVAYIFAPAVLVTPLGALSIIVSAVLAHFILKERLQRMGVLGCVLCIVGSTVIVLHAPEEKTPSSVEQIWDLATQPAFLLYTASAVAVSLVLMLHCAPRVGQTNILVYLGICSAIGSLTVMSIKAIGIAIKLTLDGINQAGYFQTWVFAMLAISCIVIQLNYLNKGDLSCY from the exons ATGGACGAAGCGCCGCCTGCGGCGGGGTCCTCGCAGATCTTCGCAGACAACCTTAAGGGCTTCATACTCGCCGTCGCCTCCAGCGCTTTCATCGGCGCCAGCTTCATCATCAAGAAAAAGGGCCTCAAGCGCGCCGGCGCATACGGCTCCCGTGCTG GCGGAGGCGGGTATGGATATTTGCTGGAACCTCTATGGTGGATCGGGATGGTCACCA tgaTAATAGGTGAAATTGCGAATTTTGTTGCATACATCTTTGCCCCAGCTGTCCTTGTTACACCACTGGGTGCGTTGAGCATCATTGTGAG TGCCGTTTTGGCCCATTTCATTTTGAAAGAGAGATTGCAGAGGATGGGTGTCTTGGGTTGCGTGCTCTGCATTGTGGGTTCGACAGTCATCGTGCTCCATGCCCCAGAGGAAAAGACGCCGAGTTCTGTTGAGCAAATTTGGGATTTGGCAACCCAGCCTG CCTTTCTATTGTATACAGCATCTGCAGTTGCAGTATCCCTGGTGCTCATGTTGCATTGTGCTCCACGAGTCGGGCAAACAAACATACTGGTTTACTTGGGTATTTGCTCTGCCATTGGATCTCTGACG GTGATGAGTATTAAGGCCATAGGAATAGCAATCAAGCTCACGTTAGATGGCATCAACCAAGCTGGTTACTTCCAGACATGGGTATTTGCTATGCTGGCAATCTCCTGCATTGTAATTCAATTGAATTACCTGAACAAG GGTGATCTTAGCTGTTACTGA